In Pseudomonas sp. MM213, a genomic segment contains:
- a CDS encoding DUF1190 domain-containing protein, with protein MKRSKYVQLSLAASVAMAISGCGPTEKTYSMQKKYNFQSVQQCADEKLPVDVCSDAFMTAMAEHRRIAPVYDNQADCEADFVADWCQQDSAGKFIPKLGGFELTANGEVTQSQVDAAKAQLPASEANSGGSGFSGTSLLTGLLIGNMLSNNRNSYYSEPVYRYRDDRGSYSSSTLGQRISKGSTFTKSNQARYGSSNYADSIRSASKPVSVASSTSRGGFGSKASARSGWGGGGSSS; from the coding sequence ATGAAACGAAGCAAGTACGTTCAGCTGTCGCTGGCAGCCTCGGTCGCGATGGCGATTTCGGGCTGCGGGCCGACGGAAAAAACCTACTCGATGCAGAAAAAGTACAACTTCCAGTCCGTGCAACAATGCGCCGATGAGAAGCTTCCGGTGGACGTCTGCTCGGACGCCTTCATGACCGCCATGGCCGAACATCGACGCATTGCACCGGTGTACGACAACCAGGCCGATTGCGAAGCCGACTTCGTCGCAGACTGGTGCCAGCAGGACTCCGCCGGCAAGTTCATCCCCAAACTCGGCGGCTTCGAGCTGACCGCCAATGGCGAGGTGACGCAATCCCAGGTGGACGCCGCCAAAGCGCAATTGCCTGCCTCGGAAGCGAACAGTGGCGGTTCGGGATTCTCCGGCACCAGCCTGCTGACCGGCCTGCTGATCGGCAACATGCTGAGCAACAACCGCAACAGCTACTATTCCGAGCCGGTGTACCGCTACCGCGATGACCGTGGCAGCTATTCGTCTTCGACACTCGGCCAGCGGATTTCGAAAGGTTCGACCTTTACCAAATCCAATCAGGCGCGATACGGCAGCAGCAACTACGCCGACTCGATTCGTTCCGCCAGCAAACCGGTGTCCGTTGCCTCGTCTACTTCCCGTGGCGGCTTCGGCAGCAAAGCCAGTGCGCGCAGCGGCTGGGGTGGCGGCGGGTCGAGCAGTTAA
- a CDS encoding DUF350 domain-containing protein, producing the protein MLEALSVSLNKAAVLGFVAYILGAAVLFALFQFIYTRITPHKEFELIRSGNVAAAIALGGAVIGFAIPASNVIAYSVSLLDFVVWAVIAAFVQLLAFLMTSLVLKGTSERIKKGEIAAGIYVAAVAISVGMLNAACMTPSSN; encoded by the coding sequence ATGCTAGAAGCGCTCTCCGTCTCCCTGAACAAAGCCGCCGTGCTTGGGTTTGTTGCGTACATCCTCGGCGCCGCCGTGCTGTTCGCGCTGTTCCAGTTCATCTACACCCGCATCACCCCGCACAAGGAATTCGAACTGATCCGTTCGGGCAACGTCGCGGCTGCAATCGCCCTGGGCGGTGCGGTCATCGGTTTCGCGATTCCGGCCAGCAACGTGATCGCCTACTCGGTCAGCCTCCTCGACTTCGTGGTCTGGGCAGTCATCGCCGCGTTCGTGCAATTGTTGGCGTTCCTGATGACCAGCCTGGTGCTCAAGGGCACCTCCGAGCGCATCAAGAAAGGTGAAATCGCCGCCGGTATCTACGTGGCAGCCGTGGCCATCAGCGTCGGCATGTTGAACGCCGCCTGCATGACCCCTTCCTCGAACTGA
- a CDS encoding glutathionylspermidine synthase family protein: MKKILCAERHDWKQTAENLGFLFHTIDDEPYWDESAYYQFTLKQIENDLEDPTTEIHEMCMDLVARVVQSEELLERLSIPAPFYDLVRTSWLEGHPHLYGRMDFSYNGNGPAKLLELNYDTPTSLYEAAAFQWGWLEQCIERGLLPKNADQFNSIDTKLHQAFAQLQITQPFYFASMKDSVEDKGTTDYLRLVAEKVGIESRHIDIEDIGLTSDGRFVDLEDRWIPHLFKLHAWEFIFHEPFGAAIAQSDTQFFEPAWKSIISNKGILPLLWEFNKGHPNLLAAHLDTDPNKAVPKGWVRKPFFSREGANIELQTADGLIVKEDGPYTDAPFILQEFAPLPQFGDSYTLIGSWVIGDQAAGIGVREDNSLITKDSSRFLPHLILD; the protein is encoded by the coding sequence ATGAAGAAAATCCTCTGCGCAGAGCGTCATGACTGGAAACAGACCGCCGAAAACCTCGGCTTTCTGTTCCACACCATCGACGACGAACCCTATTGGGACGAGAGCGCGTACTACCAGTTCACGCTCAAGCAGATCGAGAACGATCTCGAAGACCCGACCACCGAGATCCATGAGATGTGCATGGACCTGGTGGCTCGCGTGGTGCAGAGCGAGGAGTTGCTGGAACGCCTGAGCATTCCGGCACCGTTCTACGACCTGGTTCGCACGTCATGGCTCGAAGGTCATCCGCATCTGTACGGGCGCATGGACTTTTCCTACAACGGCAACGGCCCGGCCAAACTGCTGGAGCTCAACTACGACACGCCGACCAGCCTCTACGAAGCGGCGGCGTTCCAGTGGGGCTGGCTGGAGCAGTGCATTGAGCGCGGTTTGTTGCCCAAGAACGCCGACCAGTTCAACAGCATCGACACCAAGCTGCATCAGGCCTTTGCTCAACTGCAAATCACGCAACCGTTCTATTTCGCCTCGATGAAAGACTCGGTCGAGGACAAGGGCACCACCGATTACCTGCGGCTGGTTGCGGAAAAAGTCGGCATCGAATCCCGCCACATCGACATCGAAGACATTGGCCTCACCAGTGACGGACGTTTCGTCGATCTTGAAGATCGCTGGATTCCTCACCTGTTCAAACTGCACGCCTGGGAGTTCATCTTCCACGAGCCCTTTGGTGCAGCGATTGCCCAGAGCGATACGCAGTTTTTCGAACCGGCCTGGAAATCCATCATCTCCAACAAAGGCATCCTGCCGCTGCTGTGGGAGTTCAACAAAGGCCATCCGAACCTGCTCGCCGCCCACCTGGATACCGACCCGAACAAAGCGGTGCCCAAGGGCTGGGTGCGCAAGCCATTCTTCTCGCGGGAAGGCGCCAACATCGAGCTGCAAACAGCGGACGGTCTGATCGTGAAAGAGGATGGGCCCTACACGGACGCGCCGTTTATCCTTCAGGAGTTCGCGCCGTTGCCGCAGTTTGGCGATAGCTACACGCTGATCGGTTCCTGGGTGATCGGCGATCAAGCGGCGGGCATCGGTGTGCGCGAGGACAACAGCCTGATTACCAAGGATTCCAGCCGATTCTTGCCGCACCTGATACTCGACTGA
- a CDS encoding DUF2491 family protein translates to MGWFKQLLGLEAPNANSDSKWTASETQPTAGPLGLALGKGVMFDSTLQLLLDEKTAVAIPGSQQIWSNGTIDLGQSTWLSRYYMNDEDYWLQVHTTGDIAGQVESVILFNYLSYITISSEAELRRLAGPNSLIGLPTYTHNGVEYTREWGTENGQTELVALSEQLKNPDESYSVEHRSMLYARETGLTDRREFLLFSVEEDAEGTISLSTSLGISLYTTDLNTF, encoded by the coding sequence ATGGGATGGTTTAAACAGTTGTTGGGGCTTGAGGCCCCGAACGCGAATTCAGATTCGAAATGGACCGCCAGCGAAACCCAGCCAACCGCCGGCCCGCTGGGTCTGGCACTGGGCAAAGGCGTGATGTTCGACAGCACGCTGCAATTGTTGCTCGACGAAAAAACCGCCGTGGCCATCCCCGGCTCGCAGCAGATCTGGAGCAACGGCACCATTGACCTCGGGCAGTCGACCTGGCTGTCGCGCTACTACATGAACGACGAAGACTACTGGCTGCAAGTGCACACCACCGGCGACATCGCCGGCCAGGTCGAGTCGGTGATCCTGTTCAACTACCTCAGCTACATCACCATCAGCAGCGAAGCGGAGCTGCGCCGTCTGGCCGGCCCGAATAGCCTGATCGGGCTGCCGACCTACACCCACAACGGCGTCGAATACACCCGTGAATGGGGCACCGAGAATGGCCAGACTGAACTGGTGGCGTTGAGCGAACAGCTGAAAAACCCGGATGAGTCCTACAGCGTCGAGCACCGTTCGATGCTGTACGCCCGCGAAACCGGCCTGACCGACCGCCGTGAATTCCTGCTGTTTTCTGTCGAAGAAGACGCCGAAGGTACGATCAGCTTGAGCACTTCGCTGGGCATTTCGCTGTACACCACCGACCTGAACACTTTTTAA
- the uvrA gene encoding excinuclease ABC subunit UvrA, which yields MDKILIRGARTHNLKNIDLTLPRDKLIVITGLSGSGKSSLAFDTLYAEGQRRYVESLSAYARQFLSMMEKPDVDTIEGLSPAISIEQKSTSHNPRSTVGTITEIYDYLRLLYARVGIPRCPDHDIPLEAQTVSQMVDLVLAQPEGSKLMLLAPVIRERKGEHLSVFEELRAQGFVRARVNGRICELDELPKLDKQKKHSIDVIVDRFKVRADLQQRLAESFETALKLADGIALVAPMDDEPGEEMIFSARFACPICGHAISELEPKLFSFNNPAGACPTCDGLGVKQFFDIKRLVNGELTLAEGAIRGWDRRNVYYFQMLGSLAAHYKFSLEVPFNELPAEQQKFILHGSGSQNVDFKYLNDRGDIVKRSHPFEGIVPNLERRYRETESASVREELAKFLSTQHCPDCRGTRLRREARHVWVGEKTLPAVTNLPIGDACEYFGVLKLTGRRGEIADKILKEIRERLQFLVNVGLDYLSLDRSADTLSGGEAQRIRLASQIGAGLVGVLYILDEPSIGLHQRDNDRLLGTLKHLRDIGNTVIVVEHDEDAIRLADYVVDIGPGAGVHGGHIVAEGTPAEVMAHPDSLTGKYLSGRVKIAVPAKRTPRNKKLSLSLKGARGNNLRNVDLEIPIGLLTCVTGVSGSGKSTLINNTLFPLSATALNGATTLEAAAHDSIKGLEHLDKVVDIDQSPIGRTPRSNPATYTGLFTPIRELFAGVPESRSRGYGPGRFSFNVKGGRCEACQGDGLIKVEMHFLPDIYVPCDVCKSKRYNRETLEIKYKGKSIHETLEMTIEEARVFFDAVPALARKLQTLMDVGLSYIKLGQSATTLSGGEAQRVKLSRELSKRDTGKTLYILDEPTTGLHFADIQQLLDVLHRLRDHGNTVVVIEHNLDVIKTADWLVDLGPEGGSKGGQIIAVGTPEEVSEMKQSHTGFYLKPLLARDRD from the coding sequence TTGGACAAGATCCTGATTCGTGGGGCCCGAACCCACAACCTGAAGAACATCGACCTGACCCTGCCACGGGACAAACTGATCGTCATCACCGGCTTGTCCGGATCCGGCAAATCGTCCCTGGCGTTCGACACGCTGTACGCCGAAGGCCAGCGCCGCTATGTCGAGTCGCTGTCGGCCTATGCCCGGCAGTTTTTGTCGATGATGGAAAAGCCTGACGTCGACACCATTGAAGGTTTGTCGCCAGCCATTTCCATTGAGCAGAAGTCGACCTCGCACAACCCGCGTTCGACGGTCGGCACCATCACCGAAATCTACGACTACCTGCGCCTGCTCTATGCTCGCGTCGGTATTCCGCGCTGCCCGGATCACGACATTCCGCTGGAAGCGCAGACCGTCAGCCAGATGGTCGACCTGGTCCTCGCCCAACCGGAGGGCAGCAAACTGATGCTGCTGGCGCCGGTGATCCGCGAGCGCAAAGGCGAACACCTTTCGGTCTTCGAAGAACTGCGCGCCCAGGGCTTTGTCCGGGCCCGGGTCAACGGCAGGATCTGCGAACTGGACGAACTGCCGAAGCTGGACAAGCAGAAGAAGCATTCGATTGACGTCATCGTCGACCGCTTCAAGGTCCGCGCCGATCTGCAACAGCGTCTGGCCGAATCCTTCGAAACCGCGCTGAAACTGGCGGACGGCATTGCCCTGGTCGCACCGATGGACGACGAACCCGGCGAAGAGATGATCTTCTCAGCGCGCTTCGCCTGCCCGATCTGCGGTCACGCGATCAGCGAGCTGGAACCCAAGCTGTTCTCCTTCAACAACCCGGCCGGTGCCTGCCCGACGTGCGATGGTCTGGGCGTGAAGCAATTCTTCGACATCAAGCGACTGGTCAATGGCGAACTGACCCTGGCCGAAGGTGCGATTCGCGGCTGGGACAGGCGTAACGTCTATTACTTCCAGATGCTCGGGTCGCTGGCGGCGCACTACAAGTTCAGCCTCGAAGTGCCGTTCAACGAACTGCCGGCCGAGCAGCAGAAATTCATCCTGCACGGCAGCGGCTCCCAGAACGTCGATTTCAAATACCTGAATGACCGTGGCGACATCGTTAAACGTTCGCACCCGTTCGAAGGCATCGTGCCAAACCTGGAGCGTCGCTACCGCGAAACCGAGTCGGCTTCGGTGCGTGAAGAGCTGGCCAAGTTCCTCAGCACCCAGCATTGCCCGGATTGCCGTGGCACCCGCCTGCGTCGCGAGGCGCGGCATGTCTGGGTCGGAGAGAAGACGCTGCCTGCGGTAACCAATCTGCCGATTGGCGATGCATGCGAATACTTCGGCGTGCTGAAGCTGACCGGGCGTCGCGGTGAAATTGCCGACAAGATCCTCAAGGAAATCCGCGAGCGCCTGCAGTTCCTGGTCAACGTCGGCCTCGACTATCTGTCGCTGGATCGCAGTGCCGACACGCTGTCCGGTGGCGAGGCCCAGCGGATTCGTCTGGCCAGTCAGATTGGTGCCGGCCTGGTGGGCGTTCTATACATCCTCGATGAACCGTCGATTGGTCTGCACCAACGCGACAACGACCGTTTGCTCGGCACGCTCAAGCACCTGCGCGACATCGGCAACACGGTGATCGTGGTCGAACACGATGAAGATGCCATTCGCCTGGCTGACTATGTCGTGGATATCGGCCCGGGTGCCGGCGTGCACGGGGGGCATATCGTCGCCGAAGGTACGCCAGCGGAGGTGATGGCTCACCCTGACTCGCTGACCGGCAAGTATTTGTCTGGCCGGGTGAAGATTGCCGTTCCAGCCAAACGCACGCCGCGCAACAAGAAATTGTCGCTGTCCCTCAAAGGCGCTCGCGGCAACAACTTGCGCAACGTCGATCTGGAGATTCCGATTGGCCTGCTGACCTGCGTTACCGGCGTGTCCGGTTCGGGCAAGTCGACGCTGATCAACAACACGCTGTTTCCTTTGAGCGCGACGGCACTCAACGGTGCGACGACGCTTGAGGCTGCGGCTCACGACAGCATCAAAGGGCTGGAGCACCTGGACAAGGTCGTCGACATCGACCAGAGCCCGATCGGCCGCACGCCACGCTCCAACCCGGCGACGTACACCGGGCTGTTCACGCCGATTCGCGAACTGTTCGCCGGCGTGCCGGAATCCCGTTCCCGCGGTTACGGGCCGGGGCGTTTCTCCTTCAACGTGAAGGGCGGACGCTGCGAAGCCTGCCAGGGCGACGGCCTGATCAAGGTTGAAATGCACTTCCTGCCGGACATCTATGTTCCGTGCGACGTCTGCAAGAGCAAGCGCTACAACCGCGAAACGCTGGAGATCAAGTACAAGGGCAAGAGCATCCACGAAACCCTCGAGATGACCATCGAGGAAGCCCGGGTGTTCTTCGACGCGGTGCCGGCACTGGCACGCAAGCTTCAGACGCTGATGGATGTCGGCCTGTCGTACATCAAGCTGGGGCAATCGGCGACCACCCTGTCTGGTGGTGAAGCGCAGCGGGTGAAGCTGTCCCGCGAGCTGTCCAAGCGCGATACCGGCAAGACGCTGTACATCCTCGATGAGCCAACCACTGGTTTGCACTTCGCGGATATTCAGCAACTGCTCGACGTGCTGCATCGACTGCGCGACCACGGCAACACCGTGGTGGTGATCGAGCACAACCTGGACGTGATCAAGACTGCTGACTGGTTGGTGGATCTGGGGCCGGAAGGTGGTTCCAAAGGCGGGCAGATCATTGCCGTCGGTACGCCGGAAGAAGTCTCCGAGATGAAGCAGTCTCACACCGGTTTCTATCTCAAACCGTTGCTGGCTCGCGACAGGGACTGA
- a CDS encoding single-stranded DNA-binding protein, producing the protein MARGVNKVILVGTCGQDPEVRYLPNGNAVTNLSLATSEQWTDKQTGQKVEKTEWHRVSMFGKVAEIAGEYLRKGSQVYIEGKLQTREWEKDGIKRYTTEIVVDMQGTMQLLGGRPQQGDQQGGGNNYQQSAPAPRQQQAPRPQQSAPQQSRPAPQQAAPQPAPDFDSFDDDIPF; encoded by the coding sequence ATGGCCCGTGGGGTTAACAAAGTCATATTGGTCGGCACTTGCGGCCAGGATCCCGAAGTTCGCTACTTGCCTAACGGTAACGCCGTGACCAACCTGAGTCTGGCGACCAGCGAACAGTGGACCGACAAGCAGACCGGTCAGAAGGTCGAGAAGACCGAATGGCACCGTGTGTCGATGTTCGGCAAAGTGGCGGAAATCGCCGGCGAATACCTGCGTAAAGGTTCGCAGGTCTACATCGAAGGCAAGCTGCAGACCCGCGAGTGGGAAAAAGACGGTATCAAGCGTTACACCACTGAAATCGTGGTCGACATGCAAGGCACCATGCAACTGCTGGGCGGCCGTCCACAGCAGGGCGACCAACAAGGCGGGGGCAACAACTACCAGCAGTCCGCTCCGGCTCCACGCCAGCAGCAGGCGCCGCGTCCGCAGCAGTCGGCACCGCAACAGTCGCGTCCGGCTCCACAGCAGGCCGCTCCTCAGCCGGCTCCGGATTTCGACAGCTTTGATGACGATATCCCGTTCTAG
- a CDS encoding OsmC domain/YcaO domain-containing protein, producing MEIKVNFLDNLRLEAKFDDFTVVADQPIRYKGDGSAPGPFDYFLASSALCAAYFVKLYCSTRNIPTDNIRLSQNNIVDPENRYNQIFKIQVELPADISDKDRQGILRSIDRCTVKKVVQAGPEFVIEEVENLDADAQALLMPASSSEASTYIAGKDLPLEQTIANMSAILADLGMKIEIASWRNIVPNVWSLHIRDAHSPMCFTNGKGATKEGALASALGEFIERLNCNFFYNDQFWGEDIANAEFVHYPDERWFKPGRKDALPTEILDEYCLKIYNRDGELRGSHLIDTNSGNEERGICSLPYVRQSDGEVVYFPSNLIENLYLSNGMSAGNTLAEAQVQCLSEIFERAVKREIIEGEFALPDVPAHVLAKYPGILAGIQALEEQGFPVLVKDASLGGEFPVMCVTLMNPRTGGVFASFGAHPSLEVALERSLTELLQGRSFEGLNDLPQPTFEGHAVTEPNNFVEHFIDSSGVVSWRFFSSKSDYEFVEWDFSGQGENSNTEEAATLFGILEGMGKEVYMAVYEHIGATACRILVPDYSEIYPVDDLIWDNTNKALFFREDILNLHRLDEDELRALVERLVESELDDYTDITSLIGIEFDDNTAWGQLTILELKLLIYLALQQFEEAKEAVEMFLQYNDNTVERGLFYQAVNVVLEMKLDEDLELEDYEANFRRMFGSERTDAAIGSVDGTVRFHGLTPTSMKLEGLDRHLRLIDSYKKLHTARANVIISPR from the coding sequence ATGGAAATCAAGGTCAACTTTCTCGACAACCTTCGGCTTGAAGCCAAGTTCGACGACTTCACGGTGGTGGCCGACCAACCAATCCGCTACAAGGGCGATGGCTCGGCACCCGGTCCGTTCGACTACTTCCTGGCTTCGTCGGCGTTGTGTGCGGCGTATTTCGTGAAGTTGTACTGCAGCACACGCAATATCCCCACGGATAACATCCGCCTGTCGCAGAACAACATTGTTGACCCGGAAAACCGCTACAACCAGATTTTCAAGATCCAGGTCGAGTTGCCCGCAGACATCTCCGACAAGGACCGCCAGGGCATCCTGCGTTCCATCGACCGTTGCACCGTGAAAAAAGTGGTGCAGGCCGGGCCTGAGTTTGTGATCGAAGAAGTGGAAAACCTCGACGCCGATGCCCAGGCGCTGTTGATGCCTGCTTCCAGCTCAGAGGCGAGCACTTACATTGCCGGCAAGGATCTGCCGCTGGAACAAACCATCGCCAACATGTCGGCCATCCTGGCGGACCTGGGCATGAAGATTGAAATCGCCTCGTGGCGCAATATCGTGCCCAATGTGTGGTCGCTGCATATCCGCGATGCGCACTCACCGATGTGCTTCACCAACGGCAAGGGTGCGACCAAGGAAGGCGCACTGGCGTCGGCGTTGGGCGAGTTTATCGAGCGGCTCAACTGCAACTTCTTCTACAACGACCAGTTCTGGGGCGAAGACATCGCCAACGCGGAATTTGTGCATTATCCGGACGAGCGCTGGTTCAAGCCTGGCCGCAAAGACGCGCTGCCGACCGAGATTCTCGACGAGTACTGCCTGAAGATTTACAACCGCGACGGCGAGCTGCGCGGTTCCCATCTGATCGACACCAACTCGGGCAATGAAGAGCGCGGTATCTGCTCGCTGCCGTACGTGCGCCAGTCGGACGGCGAGGTGGTGTATTTCCCGTCCAACCTGATTGAAAACCTGTACCTGAGCAACGGCATGAGTGCCGGCAACACGCTGGCCGAAGCGCAGGTGCAGTGCCTGTCGGAGATCTTCGAGCGCGCGGTAAAACGCGAAATCATCGAAGGTGAATTTGCACTGCCGGATGTGCCGGCCCACGTGCTGGCAAAGTACCCTGGGATCCTCGCCGGCATTCAGGCGCTGGAAGAACAGGGTTTCCCGGTGTTGGTGAAGGATGCGTCTCTGGGCGGTGAATTCCCGGTGATGTGCGTTACGTTGATGAACCCGCGTACCGGCGGTGTGTTCGCCTCGTTCGGCGCGCACCCAAGCCTTGAAGTGGCACTGGAACGCAGCCTCACCGAGTTGCTGCAAGGCCGCAGCTTCGAAGGCCTCAACGACCTGCCCCAGCCGACGTTTGAAGGTCATGCGGTGACCGAGCCGAACAACTTCGTCGAGCACTTCATCGACTCGAGCGGCGTTGTGTCGTGGCGCTTCTTCAGTTCGAAGTCGGATTACGAATTCGTGGAGTGGGACTTCTCCGGCCAGGGTGAAAACTCGAATACCGAGGAAGCCGCGACCTTGTTCGGCATTCTCGAAGGCATGGGCAAGGAAGTGTACATGGCGGTCTACGAGCATATCGGCGCGACGGCCTGCCGCATCCTGGTGCCGGACTATTCGGAAATTTATCCGGTAGACGATCTGATCTGGGATAACACCAACAAAGCGCTGTTCTTCCGCGAAGACATCCTGAACCTGCATCGCCTGGACGAAGACGAACTGCGAGCGCTGGTCGAGCGCCTGGTGGAAAGTGAGCTGGACGACTACACCGACATCACCAGCTTGATCGGCATCGAATTTGACGACAATACCGCTTGGGGTCAGTTGACGATCCTGGAGTTGAAGCTGCTGATTTACCTCGCCCTGCAACAATTTGAAGAGGCGAAAGAAGCAGTGGAAATGTTCCTGCAGTACAACGACAACACGGTTGAGCGCGGCTTGTTCTACCAGGCTGTCAATGTGGTGCTGGAGATGAAACTGGACGAAGACTTGGAACTGGAAGACTACGAGGCCAATTTCCGCCGGATGTTTGGCAGCGAGCGGACGGACGCAGCAATCGGCTCGGTGGACGGGACCGTACGCTTCCATGGCTTGACGCCGACCAGCATGAAACTGGAGGGGCTCGACAGGCACCTGCGCCTGATCGACAGCTACAAAAAACTGCACACGGCGCGGGCCAACGTGATCATTTCCCCCCGTTGA
- the bfr gene encoding bacterioferritin codes for MQGHPDVIDYLNTLLTGELAARDQYFVHSRMYEDWGFTKLYERINHEMEEEAGHADALMRRILMLEGTPRMRPDDLDVGTTVPDMLAADLRLEYKVRAALCKGIELCEQHKDYVSREMLRIQLNDTEEDHTYWLEKQLGLIKLIGLENYLQSHT; via the coding sequence ATGCAAGGCCACCCAGACGTAATCGATTACCTCAACACGTTGCTGACCGGCGAACTGGCCGCGCGTGATCAATATTTCGTTCACTCGCGGATGTATGAGGACTGGGGATTCACCAAGCTCTACGAACGAATCAACCACGAGATGGAAGAGGAAGCGGGGCACGCCGATGCGCTGATGCGCCGAATCCTGATGCTCGAAGGCACGCCACGCATGCGTCCGGACGATCTTGATGTCGGCACCACGGTTCCTGACATGCTCGCTGCCGACCTGCGACTGGAATACAAAGTCCGCGCCGCACTCTGCAAGGGCATCGAACTCTGCGAGCAGCACAAAGACTACGTCAGCCGCGAGATGCTGCGTATTCAACTGAACGATACCGAAGAAGACCACACCTACTGGCTCGAGAAGCAGTTGGGGCTGATCAAGTTGATCGGTCTGGAAAATTACCTGCAATCTCACACCTGA
- a CDS encoding MFS transporter → MHDPHSERMSGSETRAASGLALVFAFRMLGMFMVLPVLATYGMDLAGATPALIGLAIGAYGLTQAIFQIPFGFISDRIGRRPVIYLGLIVFALGSVLAANADSIWGVIAGRILQGAGAISAAVMALLSDLTREQHRTKAMAMIGMTIGLSFAVAMVVGPLLTRAFGLSGLFLATGGMALVGIVIVMFMVPRSTGPLQHRESGVARQALMPTLKHPDLLRLDLGIFVLHAMLMSSFVALPLALVEKAGLPKEQHWWVYLTALLISFFAMIPFIIYGEKKRKMKRVLLGAVLTLMLTELFFWQFGDSLRALVIGTVVFFTAFNLLEASLPSLISKVSPAGGKGTAMGVYSTSQFLGSALGGILGGWMFQHGGLSVVFLGCAGLAALWLAFAVTMREPPYVTSLRLPLSPEAIREAGLVERLKAVVGVTDAVIVADEAAIYIKLDTELLDRTTLERLVNNPPEAACVA, encoded by the coding sequence ATGCACGATCCCCACAGCGAACGCATGAGTGGCAGTGAGACCCGCGCAGCAAGCGGTCTGGCCCTCGTGTTCGCGTTCCGTATGCTTGGCATGTTCATGGTGTTGCCGGTACTGGCGACCTATGGGATGGATCTGGCAGGAGCGACCCCGGCCCTCATCGGGCTGGCGATTGGCGCTTACGGCCTGACCCAGGCGATATTTCAGATTCCGTTCGGCTTCATTTCCGACCGCATTGGGCGCCGCCCGGTGATTTACCTGGGGCTGATCGTGTTCGCCCTCGGCAGTGTGCTGGCGGCGAACGCCGATTCGATCTGGGGCGTTATCGCCGGACGAATCCTGCAAGGCGCCGGGGCGATTTCCGCAGCAGTGATGGCGTTGCTGTCAGACCTGACCCGCGAACAGCATCGGACCAAAGCCATGGCCATGATCGGCATGACGATTGGTCTGTCGTTCGCGGTCGCCATGGTGGTAGGGCCTTTGCTGACTCGTGCCTTTGGGCTGTCCGGGTTGTTCCTCGCCACCGGTGGCATGGCGCTGGTGGGTATCGTGATCGTGATGTTCATGGTGCCGCGCTCCACCGGGCCGTTGCAGCACCGTGAATCCGGTGTCGCGCGCCAGGCACTGATGCCGACGCTCAAGCACCCGGACCTGCTGCGTCTGGACCTGGGTATTTTTGTGTTGCACGCGATGTTGATGTCGAGCTTCGTTGCATTGCCGCTGGCCCTGGTCGAAAAAGCCGGGCTGCCCAAAGAGCAGCACTGGTGGGTCTACCTGACCGCGCTGCTGATTTCCTTCTTCGCCATGATCCCGTTCATTATCTACGGCGAGAAGAAACGCAAAATGAAACGAGTTTTATTGGGCGCAGTGCTGACGCTGATGCTCACTGAGCTATTCTTCTGGCAGTTCGGCGATAGCTTGCGGGCTCTGGTGATCGGGACGGTGGTGTTCTTTACCGCGTTCAACTTGCTGGAAGCTTCGTTGCCATCGCTGATCAGCAAGGTTTCACCGGCGGGCGGCAAGGGCACGGCGATGGGGGTTTATTCCACCAGTCAGTTCCTCGGATCGGCACTGGGCGGGATCCTCGGCGGCTGGATGTTCCAGCATGGCGGTCTGTCGGTTGTCTTCCTCGGATGCGCCGGCCTGGCTGCCCTCTGGCTGGCCTTTGCTGTTACCATGCGCGAACCACCTTATGTCACGAGCCTGCGCTTGCCGTTGTCGCCCGAGGCGATCCGCGAAGCGGGTCTGGTTGAGCGCCTGAAGGCCGTCGTAGGGGTAACAGATGCGGTAATCGTTGCTGATGAAGCAGCGATTTACATCAAATTGGACACAGAACTATTGGATCGCACTACCCTCGAGCGTCTGGTGAACAACCCGCCCGAGGCAGCGTGCGTAGCCTAG